The Deltaproteobacteria bacterium HGW-Deltaproteobacteria-18 genome includes the window GTCGGCCATTCTGCTGGCGCTTTATTTTGTCATCGACACGGTGCTTTTCAACAAGGAAGGCCGCCCCGAGTCTCCTGACGCGGGTCAGGACGGGAAGCTCCGCCTCGAAGGAACCCCCAATCTGCTGCTTCTGGGCGGCGTGGTCGCCGGCGTGCTCATGAGCGGCATGTGGAAGCCCGGCGTTGAAATCACCATCTACGAAGTCCATGTGGAACTGCAGAACATCCTGCGCGACGTCCTGCTGCTGGCCCTGGCCTTCGTGAGCCTCAAGATCACGGCCCCGGAAATTCGCCGTCGCAACGAGTTCGACTGGGAGCCCATCCGGGAAGTGGCCAAGCTCTTCTCCGGTATCTTCATCTCCATGATCCCGGCCATTTCCATCCTGCGCGCGGGCATGGACGGCGCCCTGAACGGCATCATCTCCATGGTCAAGACCGCCGAGGGCCTCGACAATCACACCATGTACTTCTGGCTGACAGGCGCCCTGTCCGCCTTCCTGGACAACGCCCCGACCTATGTCGTGTTCTTCAACACGGCCGGCGGTGACGCCCAGCGCCTGATGACCGAGGCGGGCACCCTGCTGGCCATTTCCGCAGGCGC containing:
- a CDS encoding sodium:proton antiporter, whose protein sequence is KYKVHTIVFFIFLVANIGGSLTPLGDPPLFLGFLKGVSFFWTTVHMFLPFAVLSAILLALYFVIDTVLFNKEGRPESPDAGQDGKLRLEGTPNLLLLGGVVAGVLMSGMWKPGVEITIYEVHVELQNILRDVLLLALAFVSLKITAPEIRRRNEFDWEPIREVAKLFSGIFISMIPAISILRAGMDGALNGIISMVKTAEGLDNHTMYFWLTGALSAFLDNAPTYVVFFNTAGGDAQRLMTEAGTLLAISAGAVFFGACTYIGNAPNFMVRSIAETGGIKMPSFFGYMAWSAGILVPCFILMNILFFH